The Heteronotia binoei isolate CCM8104 ecotype False Entrance Well chromosome 14, APGP_CSIRO_Hbin_v1, whole genome shotgun sequence genome has a window encoding:
- the LOC132582737 gene encoding fatty acyl-CoA hydrolase precursor, medium chain-like yields the protein MKMLPASKSWLLVGVLLCAKSSAGSAADAQGDKNAHPEVITTYGRLRGMVIGVKGTDQPVNAFLGIPFAKPPTGSLRFTPPQPPEPWSHVRDATSFSPMCLQDPGWFEIFQEFMNVTFPDTTTSEDCLYLNVYTPDTKGQLPVMVWIHGGALEMGGASMYDGSALSAYEDVVVVTIHYRVDILGFFSTGSAEAHGNWGLLDQTAALRWVQENIRSFGGDPQCVTIFGESAGGFSVGAHLLSPLSKGLFHRAISQSGVALLSGLWTPHPEVLAKEIADVSGCGTSSAEMLRCLRNKTEEELVSLMKEVAPMYAVVDGEFFPKAPEELLAAKEFSAIPYLVGVNNHEYGLSIMVIVMKSKDILDGIDRENITAAFQPVASSMGLSPESAKKVLDEYLGDTEDRIKLRERFQELMGDAVFVVPSVQIARSQRDSGAPVYFYEYQHGPSRFKDIRPDSVKANHGDEIFSVFGFPFLNASPFANDGMEDEKQLSKTIMKYWANFARTGNPNGKGLVKWPLYDQNEGYLELNLQQQAAEKLKKKQVDFWLGILNDKMKKATKEKEAHEDL from the exons GTGACAAAAATGCCCACCCAGAAGTGATTACTACGTATGGGCGCCTTCGAGGCATGGTAATCGGTGTGAAGGGTACTGACCAGCCTGTGAATGCTTTTCTTGGAATCCCTTTTGCAAAACCACCCACTGGGTCCCTCAGATTCACCCCTCCGCAACCACCAGAGCCCTGGAGTCACGTGAGAGATGCAACATCCTTTTCTCCAAT GTGTTTGCAAGATCCTGGATGGTTTGAAATTTTTCAGGAATTTATGAATGTAACATTTCCTGACACTACAACATCTGAAGATTGTCTCTACTTGAATGTTTACACCCCAGATACAAAAGGCCAGTTACCT GTAATGGTTTGGATTCATGGAGGAGCTCTAGAGATGGGGGGAGCTTCCATGTATGATGGATCAGCATTGTCTGCATATGAAGATGTGGTAGTTGTGACAATTCATTACAGGGTGGACATCCTTGGATTCTTCAG TACTGGATCTGCAGAGGCCCATGGCAACTGGGGCTTATTGGATCAAACTGCAGCTCTCCGGTGGGTTCAGGAAAACATCAGGAGCTTCGGAGGAGATCCCCAGTGTGTGACCATATTTGGCGAGTCTGCAGGAGGCTTTAGCGTTGGTGCTCAT CTATTATCTCCATTGTCCAAAGGTTTGTTTCACAGAGCCATATCGCAAAGTGGAGTTGCTCTGCTTTCGGGTTTGTGGACTCCCCACCCAGAAGTCCTTGCTAAA GAAATAGCAGACGTCTCTGGCTGTGGAACAAGCAGTGCTGAAATGCTGCGTTGCTTAAGGAATAAAACAGAAGAAGAGCTAGTATCCCTGATGAAG GAAGTTGCACCCATGTATGCAGTTGTGGATGGCGAGTTCTTTCCAAAGGCACCTGAAGAGCTTCTGGCTGCAAAGGAGTTCAGCGCCATCCCCTATCTAGTTGGTGTGAATAACCATGAATATGGGTTGTCCATCATGGTCATA GTGATGAAATCAAAAGACATACTAGATGGCATAGATCGGGAGAACATCACTGCAGCATTCCAACCTGTGGCCTCCAGTATG GGGCTCTCGCCTGAATCTGCAAAGAAGGTATTGGATGAGTATCTGGGAGACACAGAAGATCGCATCAAGTTACGAGAgcgcttccaagagctgatgggAGATGCTGTCTTTGTGGTTCCTTCTGTTCAAATAGCAAGAAGCCAGAGAG ATTCTGGTGCTCCTGTCTACTTTTATGAATACCAGCACGGGCCCAGTAGGTTCAAAGATATCAGGCCAGACTCTGTGAAGGCAAACCATGGTGACGAAATATTCTCTGTCTTCGGATTCCCATTCTTAAATGCATCACCCTTCGCTA ATGATGGAATGGAGGATGAGAAGCAACTCAGCAAGACAATCATGAAATACTGGGCCAACTTTGCTCGCACAGG aaatccaaaTGGCAAAGGGTTGGTGAAGTGGCCACTCTATGACCAGAACGAAGGATACCTGGAACTGAACCTGCAGCAACAGGCAGCGGAGAAACTGAAAAAGAAGCAGGTTGACTTCTGGCTTGGGATCTTGAATGACAAAATGAAAAAAGCCACAAAAGAAAAGGAAGCACATGAGGATCTTTAA